From Phalacrocorax aristotelis unplaced genomic scaffold, bGulAri2.1 scaffold_45, whole genome shotgun sequence, a single genomic window includes:
- the LOC142050902 gene encoding E3 ubiquitin-protein ligase RBBP6-like, with translation MSCVHYKFFSRLNYDTVTFSGLHITLRDLKRQIMGREKLKATRSDLQISNAQTKEEYTDDDALVPRNSSVIVRRIPAGGVKATSRTSVTSRTEPVSGTPKAMDDSSASASLSQLIQTASLAEASASEEDKIKAMMIQSCRAYEPINYMKNCLGLPPPSYTCFRCGKPGHYIKNCPTNGDKTFEPVPRIRRSTGIPRSFMVEVKDPNTKGAMLTSMGKYAIPIINAEAYARGKKEKPPFLPEELASSSPSDEPIPDELLCPLCKDIMTDAAVIPCCGNSYCDECIRTALLDSEDHTCPTCHQTDVSPDALAANKILRQAVNNFENGTGYPRQQQPQQPPPPPPPPPLLTVVPPAALVTAANLSKPSSQPISGLLEEKVSLISA, from the exons ATGTCCTGTGTCCACTACAagttcttctccaggctgaactatGATACGGTCACCTTCAGCGGCCTCCACATCACCCTGCGCGACCTCAAGCGCCAGATCATGGGCCGCGAGAAGCTGAAGGCGACCAGGAGCGACCTGCAGATCTCCAACGCCCAGACCAAAGAAG AATACACAGATGATGACGCCCTGGTTCCGAGGAACTCCTCGGTAATTGTCAGAAGGATCCCTGCTGGAGGAGTTAAAGCTACCAGCAGAACCTCTGTTAC aagTCGAACGGAGCCAGTGAGCGGAACACCAAAAGCA ATGGATGACTCCTCTGCATCTGCTTCTCTGTCCCAGCTTATTCAG ACTGCCAGTCTGGCTGAAGCCAGCGCTTCCgaagaagataaaataaaagcGATGATGATACAGTCTTGCCGTGCATATGAGCCAATCAA TTACATGAAGAACTGCCTGGGTCTGCCTCCGCCATCATATACTTGCTTTCGTTGTGGAAAACCTGGCCACTATATAAAGAACTGCCCAACAAACGGG GACAAGACTTTTGAGCCTGTTCCCAGAATTAGGAGGAGCACAGGCATTCCAAGGAGTTTCATGGTGGAGGTGAAAGATCCCAACACAAAGGGTGCTATGCTGACCAGCATGGGAAAATATGCCATACCAATTATTAATGC GGAAGCTTATGccagaggaaagaaggaaaagcctccctttttACCGGAAGAGCtggcctcctcctccccctccgaTGAGCCTATTCCAGATGAGCTCTTGTGTCCCCTTTGTAAAGATATAATGACCGACGCAGCTGTTATTCCCTGCTGTGGAAACAGTTATTGTGACGAAT GTATTAGAACAGCGTTACTGGATTCTGAGGATCATACCTGCCCAACGTGTCATCAGACCGATGTTTCTCCTGATGCTTTAGCTGCCAACAAGATCCTACGCCAG GCTGTGAACAACTTCGAAAATGGAACTGGCTACCCtcggcagcagcagccgcagcagccgccaccgccaccacctccaccaccacTCCTGACTGTCGTGCCTCCCGCCGCGCTGGTGACGGCCGCTAACCTTTCTAAACCTTCCTCTCAGCCAATCAGCGGGTTGTTGGAGGAGAAGGTTAGTTTGATTTCAGCATAG